From one Micromonospora siamensis genomic stretch:
- a CDS encoding ATP-binding cassette domain-containing protein, with amino-acid sequence MRLEDVWLRYRRGGPWVLRAATVTIGPGEVALVLGRNGAGKSTLLQLAAGVLTPTRGRVLDRPRRVGWVPERFPADQPFTVDAYLTAMGRAAGLPATDTAGAVDRWTDRLGLTRFRGVRLAELSKGTAQKVGLAQAMLRRPGLLVLDEPWEGLDAAARELVPGLVDEVLAAGGSVLVSDHRGETVRLPGAARWTVADGTVATGPAAVAPAAAHVVVEVSVPAARAAGTVARLRADGHHVLRVRADSSPPDAPAPTEATP; translated from the coding sequence ATGCGACTGGAGGACGTCTGGCTCCGGTACCGGCGCGGCGGCCCCTGGGTGCTGCGGGCGGCGACGGTGACCATCGGCCCGGGCGAGGTGGCGCTGGTGCTGGGCCGCAACGGGGCCGGCAAGTCCACCCTGCTGCAACTCGCCGCCGGCGTGCTCACCCCGACCCGGGGCAGGGTGCTCGACCGCCCCCGGCGGGTGGGCTGGGTGCCCGAGCGCTTCCCCGCCGACCAGCCGTTCACCGTGGACGCCTACCTGACCGCCATGGGACGGGCCGCCGGCCTGCCGGCGACCGACACGGCCGGCGCGGTCGACCGCTGGACGGACCGGCTGGGCCTGACCCGGTTCCGGGGCGTCCGGTTGGCCGAGCTGTCCAAGGGGACGGCGCAGAAGGTCGGCCTGGCCCAGGCGATGCTCCGCCGCCCCGGCCTGCTGGTGCTCGACGAGCCGTGGGAGGGCCTGGACGCGGCGGCCCGCGAGCTGGTCCCCGGCCTGGTCGACGAGGTGCTGGCAGCGGGCGGGTCGGTGCTGGTCAGCGACCACCGGGGGGAGACGGTCCGGCTGCCGGGCGCCGCCCGGTGGACGGTCGCCGACGGCACGGTCGCCACCGGGCCGGCGGCCGTCGCGCCAGCGGCGGCGCACGTGGTGGTCGAGGTCTCGGTGCCGGCCGCGCGGGCGGCGGGCACCGTCGCCCGCTTGCGCGCCGACGGCCACCACGTCCTGCGGGTACGCGCCGACTCCTCCCCGCCCGACGCCCCCGCGCCGACGGAGGCGACGCCGTGA
- the rplL gene encoding 50S ribosomal protein L7/L12 produces the protein MAKLSTDELLDAFKEMTLIELSEFVKQFEETFEVTAAAPVAVAAAGGAGGAAAAPAEEEKDEFDVILEADGGKKIQVIKVVRELTGLGLKEAKDLVEAAPKAVLEKANKETADKAKAKLEGEGAKVTLK, from the coding sequence ATGGCGAAGCTCAGCACCGACGAGCTGCTCGACGCGTTCAAGGAGATGACGCTGATCGAGCTCTCCGAGTTCGTGAAGCAGTTCGAGGAGACCTTCGAGGTCACCGCCGCCGCTCCGGTCGCGGTCGCCGCCGCCGGTGGTGCCGGTGGCGCCGCCGCTGCCCCGGCCGAGGAGGAGAAGGACGAGTTCGACGTCATCCTCGAGGCTGACGGTGGCAAGAAGATCCAGGTCATCAAGGTCGTGCGTGAGCTGACCGGCCTGGGCCTCAAGGAGGCCAAGGACCTGGTCGAGGCCGCTCCGAAGGCCGTCCTGGAGAAGGCCAACAAGGAGACCGCCGACAAGGCCAAGGCCAAGCTCGAGGGCGAGGGTGCCAAGGTCACCCTCAAGTGA
- a CDS encoding MaoC family dehydratase N-terminal domain-containing protein has protein sequence MSLDPSFVGRSYPPTAPYQVGREKIREFATAIGAADAAYHDPEAARALGHPDVVAPPTFPQVLTMAANAQIVEDPALGVDYSRVVHGDQRFAYTRPVVAGDELVCVSSIDEITTRGGHGFLTTRTEVATVAGEPVVTVWSKIVVRREA, from the coding sequence ATGTCCCTGGACCCGTCCTTCGTCGGCCGGAGCTATCCGCCGACCGCCCCCTACCAGGTGGGCCGAGAAAAGATCCGCGAGTTCGCCACCGCGATCGGCGCGGCCGACGCGGCGTACCACGACCCGGAGGCGGCCCGCGCGCTCGGGCATCCGGACGTGGTGGCCCCGCCCACCTTCCCCCAGGTGCTCACGATGGCCGCGAACGCCCAGATCGTCGAGGATCCCGCGCTGGGCGTGGACTACAGCCGCGTCGTGCACGGCGACCAGCGTTTCGCGTACACCCGTCCGGTGGTGGCCGGCGACGAGCTGGTCTGCGTGAGCAGCATCGACGAGATCACCACCCGCGGCGGGCACGGCTTCCTGACCACCCGCACGGAGGTCGCCACGGTGGCCGGCGAGCCGGTGGTCACCGTCTGGTCCAAGATCGTCGTACGCCGGGAGGCCTGA
- the rplA gene encoding 50S ribosomal protein L1, translating to MQRSKSYRKAADVIDRSKLYTPAEAVKLAKETTNVKFDATVEVAMRLGVDPRKADQMVRGVVNLPHGTGKTARVIVFAAGAKAEEAAAAGADEVGTDELVARIQGGWLDFDAAIATPDQMAKIGRIARILGPRGLMPNPKTGTVTMDVTKAVQDIKGGKITFRVDKHSNLHLIIGKASFGENQLIENYAAVLDEVLRAKPSAAKGTYLKKVTLTTTMGPGVPVDPKVVKNLQETGAEG from the coding sequence ATGCAGCGCAGCAAGAGCTACCGCAAGGCCGCCGACGTCATCGACCGGTCGAAGCTGTACACCCCCGCCGAGGCCGTCAAGCTGGCCAAGGAGACCACCAACGTCAAGTTCGACGCCACGGTCGAGGTCGCGATGCGCCTCGGCGTCGACCCCCGCAAGGCGGACCAGATGGTCCGCGGCGTGGTCAACCTGCCGCACGGCACCGGTAAGACCGCCCGCGTGATCGTGTTCGCCGCCGGCGCGAAGGCCGAGGAGGCCGCCGCCGCCGGTGCCGACGAGGTGGGCACCGACGAGCTGGTCGCCCGGATCCAGGGCGGTTGGCTGGACTTCGACGCGGCGATCGCCACCCCGGACCAGATGGCCAAGATCGGCCGGATCGCGCGGATCCTGGGCCCGCGCGGCCTGATGCCGAACCCGAAGACGGGCACGGTGACCATGGACGTCACCAAGGCCGTTCAGGACATCAAGGGCGGCAAGATCACCTTCCGGGTGGACAAGCACTCCAACCTGCACCTGATCATCGGCAAGGCCTCGTTCGGCGAGAACCAGCTGATCGAGAACTACGCCGCCGTCCTCGACGAGGTGCTCCGCGCCAAGCCGTCGGCGGCCAAGGGCACGTACCTGAAGAAGGTCACCCTGACCACCACCATGGGCCCGGGCGTCCCGGTCGACCCGAAGGTGGTCAAGAACCTCCAGGAGACCGGCGCCGAGGGCTGA
- the nusG gene encoding transcription termination/antitermination protein NusG translates to MPEYDETAETTDEQSAVATAAGDESVEAASESEFPTSEPVEEEFDPVAELRQKLRYAPGDWYVVHSYAGYENKVKTNLETRITSLDMEDFIYQVEVPTREEVEVKNGKRSQVQAKVFPGYILVRMELTAESYSCVRNTPGVTGFVGATDRADRPAPLSLDEVLKWLAPAVETEQKKAKPEVKVLDFEVGDSVTVTDGAFASLPATISEINADQQKLKVLVSIFGRETPVELNFNQVAKI, encoded by the coding sequence GTGCCTGAGTACGACGAGACCGCCGAGACCACGGACGAGCAGTCCGCGGTGGCGACGGCGGCTGGTGACGAGTCGGTCGAGGCCGCCAGCGAGTCTGAGTTCCCGACCAGCGAGCCGGTGGAGGAGGAATTCGACCCGGTCGCCGAGCTGCGCCAGAAGCTGCGCTACGCCCCCGGTGACTGGTACGTGGTCCACTCGTACGCCGGTTACGAGAACAAGGTCAAGACCAACCTCGAGACCCGGATCACCTCCCTCGACATGGAGGACTTCATCTACCAGGTCGAGGTGCCGACCCGGGAAGAGGTCGAGGTCAAGAACGGCAAGCGTTCCCAGGTGCAGGCCAAGGTCTTCCCGGGCTACATCCTGGTCCGGATGGAGCTGACCGCGGAGTCCTACTCCTGTGTCCGGAACACCCCGGGCGTGACCGGCTTCGTCGGGGCGACCGACCGGGCCGACCGTCCGGCGCCGCTGAGCCTCGACGAGGTGCTGAAGTGGCTGGCCCCGGCGGTCGAGACCGAGCAGAAGAAGGCCAAGCCCGAGGTGAAGGTCCTCGACTTCGAGGTCGGCGACTCGGTCACCGTCACCGACGGCGCGTTCGCCTCGCTGCCGGCGACGATCAGCGAGATCAACGCCGACCAGCAGAAGCTCAAGGTGCTGGTGTCGATCTTCGGCCGGGAGACGCCGGTCGAGCTGAACTTCAACCAGGTCGCCAAGATCTGA
- the rpoB gene encoding DNA-directed RNA polymerase subunit beta yields the protein MAASRPAKTSRTSSAFAPRRVSFGRITEHLEVPNLLAIQNESFDWLVGNEAWQGRSADDPHARSGLAEILDEISPIEDFSGTMSLSFSAPRFDEVKASIEECKEKDLTYCAPLFVTAEFTNNTTGEIKSQTVFMGDFPMMTPKGTFIINGTERVVVSQLVRSPGVYFDKQPDKTSDRDLSSVKVIPSRGAWLEFDIDKRDTVGVRIDRKRRQAVTVLLKAIGWSAEQIREKFGWSELMMTTLEKDHIAGQDEALLDIYRKLRPGEPPTRENAQTLLDNLFFNPKRYDVAKVGRYKFNKKLELDVPITTGTLTEDDIVATVEYLCRLHAGEEGYEADDIDHFGNRRLRTVGELIQNQVRVGLSRMERVVRERMTTQDVEAITPQTLINIRPVVAAIKEFFGTSQLSQFMDQTNPLAGLTHRRRLSALGPGGLSRERAGFEVRDVHPSHYGRMCPIETPEGPNIGLIGALSTFARVNPFGFIETPYRKVIDGRVTDQIDYLTADEEDRFVKAQANAPLKSDGTFAEDRVLCRRKGGETEDVVPSAVDYMDVSPRQMTSVATAMIPFLEHDDANRALMGANMQRQAVPLVKAESPLVGTGMEYRAAVDAGDVVVAEVGGLIEDLCADYITIHQDDGHRRTYLLHKFRRSNAGSCVNQKPVVFEGDRVEAGQVIADGPCTDEGEMALGRNLLVAFMCWEGHNYEDAIILSQRLVQQDVLTSIHIEEHEVDARDTKLGPEEITRDIPNVSEEMLADLDERGIIRIGAEVVPGDILVGKVTPKGETELTPEERLLRAIFGEKAREVRDTSLKVPHGETGTVIGVRTFSREDGDELPPGVNELVRVYVAQKRKIQDGDKLAGRHGNKGVISKILPVEDMPFLEDGTPVDIVLNPLGVPSRMNIGQVLETHLGWVAKTGWKVEGDDEEWKRQLRSIEAHESEPDTNVATPVFDGAREEEISGLLASTLPNRDGKQLIGRTGKAQLFDGRSGEPLPDPIAVGYVYILKLNHLVDDKIHARSTGPYSMITQQPLGGKAQFGGQRFGEMECWAMQAYGAAYALQELLTIKSDDVLGRVKVYEAIVKGENIPEPGIPESFKVLLKELQSLCLNVEVLSSDGVALEMRETDDEVFRAAEELGIDLSRREPSSVEEV from the coding sequence TTGGCAGCTTCCCGCCCTGCGAAGACCAGTCGTACGTCGAGTGCTTTCGCTCCCCGCCGAGTTTCATTCGGTCGGATCACCGAACACCTCGAGGTCCCCAACCTCCTTGCCATCCAGAACGAGTCCTTCGACTGGCTCGTCGGCAACGAGGCTTGGCAGGGCCGGTCGGCGGACGACCCGCACGCACGATCGGGTCTCGCGGAGATCCTCGACGAGATCAGTCCCATTGAGGACTTCTCCGGCACCATGTCGCTGTCCTTCTCCGCTCCGCGCTTCGACGAGGTCAAGGCCTCGATCGAGGAGTGCAAGGAGAAGGACCTGACCTACTGCGCGCCGCTCTTCGTGACCGCGGAGTTCACCAACAACACCACTGGCGAGATCAAGAGCCAGACGGTGTTCATGGGTGACTTCCCGATGATGACGCCCAAGGGCACCTTCATCATCAACGGCACCGAGCGCGTCGTGGTCAGCCAGCTCGTCCGGTCCCCGGGCGTCTACTTCGACAAGCAGCCGGACAAGACCTCCGACCGCGACCTCTCCAGCGTCAAGGTCATCCCCAGCCGGGGTGCCTGGCTGGAGTTCGACATCGACAAGCGCGACACCGTCGGCGTCCGCATCGACCGCAAGCGCCGGCAGGCCGTCACGGTCCTGCTGAAGGCCATCGGATGGTCGGCCGAGCAGATCCGTGAGAAGTTCGGCTGGTCCGAGCTCATGATGACGACGCTCGAGAAGGACCACATCGCCGGCCAGGACGAGGCGCTACTCGACATCTACCGGAAGCTCCGCCCTGGCGAGCCGCCGACCCGTGAGAACGCCCAGACCCTGCTCGACAACCTCTTCTTCAACCCGAAGCGGTACGACGTCGCCAAGGTCGGTCGTTACAAGTTCAACAAGAAGCTCGAGCTGGACGTGCCGATCACCACCGGCACGCTGACCGAGGACGACATCGTCGCCACCGTGGAATACCTCTGCCGGCTGCACGCCGGTGAGGAGGGCTACGAGGCCGACGACATCGACCACTTCGGCAACCGGCGCCTGCGTACCGTGGGCGAGCTGATCCAGAATCAGGTCCGGGTCGGTCTCTCCCGGATGGAGCGGGTCGTCCGCGAGCGGATGACCACGCAGGACGTCGAGGCGATCACGCCGCAGACCCTGATCAACATCCGCCCGGTGGTGGCGGCGATCAAGGAGTTCTTCGGTACGTCGCAGCTGTCCCAGTTCATGGACCAGACCAACCCGCTGGCGGGCCTGACCCACCGGCGCCGGCTGAGCGCGCTCGGCCCGGGTGGTCTGTCCCGGGAGCGGGCCGGCTTCGAGGTCCGTGACGTGCACCCGTCCCACTACGGCCGGATGTGCCCGATCGAGACGCCGGAAGGCCCGAACATCGGCCTGATCGGCGCGCTCTCCACCTTCGCCCGGGTCAACCCGTTCGGCTTCATCGAGACGCCGTACCGGAAGGTCATCGACGGTCGGGTCACCGACCAGATCGACTACCTGACCGCGGACGAGGAGGACCGGTTCGTCAAGGCGCAGGCCAACGCCCCGCTGAAGTCGGACGGCACCTTCGCCGAGGACCGGGTCCTGTGCCGTCGTAAGGGCGGTGAGACCGAGGACGTCGTCCCCAGCGCCGTCGACTACATGGACGTGTCGCCGCGGCAGATGACCTCGGTCGCGACCGCGATGATCCCGTTCCTCGAGCACGACGACGCCAACCGGGCCCTGATGGGCGCGAACATGCAGCGGCAGGCCGTGCCGCTGGTGAAGGCGGAGTCGCCGCTGGTCGGCACCGGCATGGAATACCGTGCCGCGGTCGACGCCGGTGACGTCGTGGTGGCCGAGGTCGGGGGTCTCATCGAGGACCTCTGCGCGGACTACATCACCATCCACCAGGACGACGGCCACCGCCGGACGTACCTGCTGCACAAGTTCCGCCGCTCCAACGCCGGCTCCTGCGTCAACCAGAAGCCGGTCGTCTTCGAGGGCGACCGCGTCGAGGCCGGTCAGGTCATCGCCGACGGTCCGTGCACCGACGAGGGCGAGATGGCGCTCGGGCGCAACCTGCTCGTGGCGTTCATGTGCTGGGAGGGCCACAACTACGAGGACGCGATCATCCTGTCGCAGCGCCTCGTGCAGCAGGACGTGCTCACCTCGATCCACATCGAGGAGCACGAGGTCGACGCCCGGGACACCAAGCTCGGCCCGGAGGAGATCACCCGCGACATCCCCAACGTCTCCGAGGAGATGCTGGCGGACCTGGACGAGCGGGGCATCATCCGGATCGGCGCCGAGGTCGTCCCCGGCGACATCCTGGTCGGCAAGGTCACGCCCAAGGGCGAGACCGAGCTGACCCCGGAGGAGCGGCTGCTCCGCGCGATCTTCGGTGAGAAGGCGCGTGAGGTCCGGGACACCTCGCTGAAGGTGCCGCACGGCGAGACCGGCACGGTCATCGGTGTGCGTACCTTCTCCCGCGAGGACGGCGACGAGCTGCCGCCGGGCGTCAACGAGCTGGTCCGGGTCTACGTCGCCCAGAAGCGCAAGATCCAGGACGGCGACAAGCTCGCCGGCCGGCACGGCAACAAGGGCGTCATCTCCAAGATCCTGCCCGTCGAGGACATGCCGTTCCTCGAGGACGGAACGCCGGTCGACATCGTGCTGAACCCGCTGGGTGTGCCTTCCCGGATGAACATCGGGCAGGTGCTGGAGACCCACCTCGGCTGGGTGGCCAAGACCGGTTGGAAGGTCGAGGGCGACGACGAGGAGTGGAAGCGTCAGCTCCGCTCGATCGAGGCGCACGAGTCCGAGCCGGACACCAACGTGGCCACCCCGGTCTTCGACGGTGCCCGCGAGGAGGAGATCTCCGGTCTGCTCGCGTCGACCCTGCCCAACCGGGACGGCAAGCAGCTGATCGGGCGTACGGGTAAGGCGCAGCTGTTCGACGGTCGTTCCGGTGAGCCGCTGCCGGACCCGATCGCGGTCGGGTACGTCTACATCCTGAAGCTCAACCACCTGGTCGACGACAAGATCCACGCTCGGTCGACCGGTCCGTACTCGATGATCACGCAGCAGCCGCTGGGCGGTAAGGCCCAGTTCGGCGGCCAGCGCTTCGGTGAGATGGAGTGCTGGGCCATGCAGGCGTACGGCGCCGCCTACGCCCTGCAGGAGCTGCTGACCATCAAGTCCGACGACGTCCTCGGCCGGGTCAAGGTCTACGAGGCCATCGTCAAGGGCGAGAACATTCCCGAGCCGGGCATCCCGGAGTCGTTCAAGGTGCTGCTCAAGGAGCTGCAGTCGCTGTGCCTCAACGTCGAGGTGCTCTCCAGCGACGGCGTGGCCCTGGAGATGCGCGAGACCGACGACGAGGTGTTCCGGGCCGCGGAGGAGCTGGGCATCGACCTGTCCCGGCGCGAGCCGAGCTCGGTCGAAGAGGTGTGA
- the rplK gene encoding 50S ribosomal protein L11, whose amino-acid sequence MPPKKKLVKTFTLQLKAGQATPAPPVGPALGQHGVNIMEFCKSYNAQTESQRGDIVPAEISVYEDRSFTFVLKTPPAARLLLKAAGVDKGSGVPQKDKVGSVTMTQVREIAEKKMVDLNANDVDQAAKIIAGTARSMGIVVND is encoded by the coding sequence ATGCCTCCGAAGAAGAAGCTCGTCAAGACGTTCACGCTTCAGCTGAAGGCCGGCCAGGCCACCCCGGCTCCGCCGGTCGGCCCGGCGCTCGGTCAGCACGGCGTGAACATCATGGAGTTCTGCAAGTCGTACAACGCGCAGACCGAGTCCCAGCGGGGCGACATCGTCCCCGCCGAGATCAGCGTGTACGAGGACCGGAGCTTCACCTTCGTCCTGAAGACCCCGCCCGCCGCCCGGCTGCTGCTCAAGGCCGCCGGCGTGGACAAGGGCTCCGGCGTCCCGCAGAAGGACAAGGTCGGCTCGGTCACCATGACCCAGGTGCGCGAGATCGCCGAGAAGAAGATGGTCGACCTCAACGCCAACGACGTGGACCAGGCTGCGAAGATCATCGCCGGCACCGCCCGGTCGATGGGCATCGTCGTCAACGACTGA
- the rplJ gene encoding 50S ribosomal protein L10 — MADKPIRSDKATAVAELTESFRNSGATVLTEYRGLTVSQLTQLRRSLGKETSYTVAKNTLAKRAASDAGISGLDELFTGPTALTFVSGDVVEAAKGLRDFAKANPKLVIKGGVFEGKAISAAEVTKLADLESREVLLAKLAGAMKGNLSKAAALFQAPLSKAVRTAAALADKKREQEGAEAA, encoded by the coding sequence ATGGCGGACAAGCCGATCCGGTCCGACAAGGCCACGGCCGTCGCTGAGCTGACCGAGAGCTTCCGTAACTCCGGTGCCACGGTGCTGACCGAGTACCGCGGTCTGACGGTTTCCCAGCTCACCCAGCTGCGGCGCTCGCTCGGCAAGGAGACCAGCTACACCGTCGCGAAGAACACGCTGGCGAAGCGTGCGGCGAGCGACGCGGGTATCTCCGGCCTCGACGAGCTGTTCACCGGTCCTACCGCGCTGACTTTCGTTTCGGGCGACGTCGTCGAGGCGGCGAAGGGCCTTCGCGACTTCGCGAAGGCCAACCCGAAGCTCGTCATCAAGGGCGGCGTCTTCGAGGGCAAGGCCATTTCCGCGGCCGAGGTCACGAAGCTCGCCGACCTGGAGTCCCGCGAGGTGCTGCTGGCCAAGCTGGCCGGCGCGATGAAGGGCAACCTGAGCAAGGCCGCGGCCCTGTTCCAGGCTCCGCTCTCCAAGGCCGTCCGTACGGCGGCCGCCCTGGCGGACAAGAAGCGCGAGCAGGAGGGCGCCGAGGCGGCCTGA
- a CDS encoding MaoC family dehydratase, translating into MELPTQTFRVTRADLVRYAGASGDFNPIHWSDRVATGVGLPGVIAHGMFTMALVGRALTGWAGAPDAVVDYNVRFARPVVVPDDDQGTEIEVSAVVREVTEEGLTRLDVTATCQGEKVLSQARATVRTPA; encoded by the coding sequence ATGGAGCTGCCCACCCAGACCTTCCGGGTGACCCGCGCGGACCTGGTCCGCTACGCCGGCGCCTCCGGCGACTTCAACCCGATCCACTGGAGCGACCGGGTCGCCACCGGGGTCGGCCTGCCCGGCGTCATCGCCCATGGCATGTTCACCATGGCCCTGGTGGGTCGCGCGCTCACCGGCTGGGCCGGCGCGCCCGACGCGGTGGTCGACTACAACGTGCGGTTCGCCCGGCCGGTGGTCGTCCCGGACGACGACCAGGGCACCGAGATCGAGGTCTCCGCGGTGGTCCGTGAGGTCACCGAGGAGGGCCTGACCAGGCTCGACGTCACCGCGACCTGCCAGGGCGAGAAGGTCCTGTCGCAGGCGCGGGCGACCGTCCGCACCCCGGCCTGA
- the rpmG gene encoding 50S ribosomal protein L33 translates to MAKATDVRPKITLACVECKERNYITRKNRRNDPDRIELKKFCPRDGKHTVHRETR, encoded by the coding sequence GTGGCGAAGGCGACCGATGTCCGGCCGAAGATCACTTTGGCGTGTGTGGAGTGCAAGGAGCGCAACTACATCACGCGCAAGAACCGTCGTAACGACCCGGACCGCATCGAGCTGAAGAAGTTCTGCCCCCGGGACGGCAAGCACACGGTCCACCGCGAGACCCGCTGA
- the secE gene encoding preprotein translocase subunit SecE, protein MAESKRRGEDAGDELRDERDEVVDDVADDEATATDEPVSRGGTATRARARAESSDGRKTRKDTERIGLFARIARFFREVVAELRKVIWPTRKELLTYTAVVVTFVAVMLTIVGLLDFAFAKGVLWVFGNPS, encoded by the coding sequence GTGGCCGAGAGCAAGCGGCGCGGCGAGGACGCCGGCGACGAGCTGCGCGACGAGCGCGACGAGGTCGTCGACGACGTGGCCGACGACGAGGCCACCGCCACCGACGAGCCGGTCTCCCGGGGTGGCACCGCCACCCGGGCCCGTGCCCGGGCCGAGTCGTCCGACGGCCGGAAGACCCGGAAGGACACCGAGCGGATCGGGCTCTTCGCCCGCATCGCGCGGTTCTTCCGCGAGGTCGTGGCCGAGCTGCGTAAGGTCATCTGGCCGACCCGCAAGGAGCTGCTGACCTACACCGCCGTGGTGGTCACCTTCGTCGCCGTGATGCTGACGATCGTCGGACTGCTCGACTTCGCGTTCGCGAAGGGCGTGCTGTGGGTCTTCGGCAACCCCAGCTGA